A section of the Halopiger aswanensis genome encodes:
- a CDS encoding HVO_2901 family zinc finger protein has protein sequence MHTCRNCNQSFQTELALELHRDTCQKGQLFCQVCGERFREGDATQDGWHYECPNEDCEGDGLQDDLYHVDDVGVTTN, from the coding sequence ATGCACACCTGTCGCAACTGCAACCAGTCGTTTCAGACCGAACTCGCGCTCGAACTCCACCGGGATACCTGTCAGAAAGGACAGTTATTCTGCCAGGTCTGTGGCGAACGATTCCGGGAAGGCGACGCGACTCAGGACGGTTGGCACTACGAGTGTCCGAACGAGGACTGTGAGGGCGACGGACTTCAGGACGATCTCTATCACGTCGACGACGTCGGCGTAACGACGAACTGA
- a CDS encoding PH domain-containing protein, translating to MEALNPRIRLLWIGQGLLAAIVVGIALAAVDQLFVDVPTVAIVGVAALILLLGVAYAVRLYQVWKFELQADALYLERGVVTFVETAVPFVRVQHVDTQFGPVERVFGLSSVVVYTAGSRNADVRIPGLTPDRARELQDTLRELAVESEAEDAV from the coding sequence ATGGAAGCGCTCAACCCCCGAATTCGACTCCTCTGGATCGGACAGGGGCTCCTCGCGGCGATCGTCGTCGGTATCGCCCTCGCGGCCGTCGATCAGTTGTTCGTCGACGTCCCCACGGTCGCGATCGTCGGCGTCGCCGCCCTCATTCTCCTGCTCGGCGTCGCCTACGCCGTGCGGCTCTACCAGGTCTGGAAATTCGAACTGCAAGCGGACGCGCTCTACCTCGAGCGGGGCGTCGTCACGTTCGTCGAAACCGCGGTGCCGTTCGTCCGCGTCCAGCACGTCGACACGCAGTTCGGCCCCGTCGAGCGCGTGTTCGGCCTCTCGAGCGTGGTCGTCTATACCGCCGGCTCCCGGAACGCGGACGTCCGGATTCCGGGGCTGACGCCGGACCGCGCACGGGAGCTGCAGGACACCCTTCGCGAACTCGCCGTCGAGAGCGAGGCCGAGGACGCCGTCTAA
- a CDS encoding DUF5805 domain-containing protein, with product MTDDERVAVKTYVPRYQKETWEDHADDLEMSQSEFVRTMVQAGRSDFDVPSSGGDWDGKQSAADADAETTDAAGEDFADRILEVLQREGVHDWDELVDALIDDVEDDLDAALQQLQDENEVRYSGREGGYVVVDDE from the coding sequence ATGACAGACGACGAGCGAGTCGCCGTGAAAACATACGTTCCCCGATACCAGAAGGAAACCTGGGAAGACCACGCCGACGATCTCGAGATGAGCCAAAGCGAGTTCGTCCGGACGATGGTCCAGGCCGGACGGAGCGATTTCGATGTTCCCTCGAGCGGGGGAGACTGGGATGGCAAACAGAGCGCGGCGGACGCCGATGCTGAGACGACCGACGCTGCGGGCGAGGACTTCGCCGACCGCATCCTCGAGGTACTCCAGCGCGAGGGCGTCCACGACTGGGACGAACTCGTCGACGCGCTGATCGACGACGTCGAGGACGACCTCGACGCGGCGCTACAGCAGCTGCAGGACGAAAACGAGGTCCGGTACAGCGGCCGCGAGGGCGGGTACGTGGTGGTCGACGATGAGTGA
- a CDS encoding ABC transporter ATP-binding protein yields MAETKLDDVTKVFTDDDGSDIVAVDEVSIDIEDGEFLVLVGPSGCGKSTTLRMIAGLETISDGQISLDDRVINDIPAKDRDIAMVFQSYALYPHMTVRENMAFGLEESTELSDDEISDRVEEAAEMMGIGDLLDRKPGELSGGQQQRVALGRAIVREPSVFLMDEPLSNLDAKLRAQMRTELQQLQEELGTTTVYVTHDQTEAMTMGDRIAILNDGELQQVGTPLECYHEPANQFVANFIGEPSMNFLDVDVRETADGATLVGEHLEYPISNDIATSIGSRSDVVLGIRPEDIEIERDEGRQAGGHEVAAQVSVVEPTGDENIVYLMLGDEELDTDTELLEGNRESIIATIDGMSTVNSGDRVVAHIPEDAIHLFDARTGEAVHNRRVENTEPRIPNV; encoded by the coding sequence ATGGCAGAAACGAAACTCGACGACGTAACGAAAGTCTTCACGGACGACGACGGCAGCGATATCGTTGCCGTCGACGAGGTATCGATCGATATCGAGGACGGGGAGTTCCTCGTTCTCGTCGGCCCGTCGGGCTGTGGCAAGTCGACGACGCTGCGAATGATCGCGGGGCTGGAGACGATCTCGGACGGTCAGATCAGCCTCGACGACCGCGTGATCAACGACATCCCCGCGAAAGACCGGGACATCGCGATGGTGTTCCAGTCCTACGCGCTGTACCCGCACATGACCGTGCGGGAGAACATGGCCTTCGGGCTCGAGGAGTCGACGGAGCTCTCGGACGACGAGATCTCCGATCGCGTCGAGGAGGCCGCCGAGATGATGGGGATCGGCGACCTGCTCGACCGCAAGCCCGGCGAACTCTCGGGCGGCCAGCAACAGCGGGTCGCGCTCGGTCGCGCGATCGTCCGCGAGCCGTCGGTCTTCCTGATGGACGAGCCGCTGTCGAACTTAGACGCGAAGCTCCGCGCGCAGATGCGGACCGAGCTCCAGCAGCTCCAGGAGGAACTCGGCACGACGACGGTCTACGTCACGCACGACCAGACGGAAGCGATGACGATGGGCGATCGCATCGCGATCCTCAACGACGGCGAACTCCAGCAGGTCGGCACGCCGCTGGAGTGCTACCACGAGCCCGCCAACCAGTTCGTCGCGAACTTCATCGGCGAACCGTCGATGAACTTCCTCGACGTCGACGTCCGCGAGACGGCCGACGGCGCCACGCTCGTCGGCGAACACCTCGAGTACCCGATCTCGAACGATATCGCGACTTCGATCGGCAGCCGCAGCGACGTCGTCCTCGGCATTCGGCCGGAGGACATCGAGATCGAGCGCGACGAGGGACGACAGGCGGGCGGCCACGAGGTCGCCGCGCAGGTCTCGGTCGTCGAACCGACCGGCGACGAGAACATCGTCTACCTCATGCTCGGCGACGAGGAACTCGACACTGACACCGAGTTGCTGGAAGGCAACCGCGAATCGATTATCGCAACGATCGACGGGATGAGTACGGTCAACTCCGGCGACCGCGTCGTCGCCCACATCCCCGAAGACGCGATCCACCTCTTCGACGCGCGGACCGGCGAAGCGGTCCACAACCGCCGCGTCGAGAACACCGAGCCGCGAATCCCGAACGTCTAA
- a CDS encoding DUF4013 domain-containing protein, whose amino-acid sequence MISDALRYPVADEVGRGALLRCLLAVVLLVVGLRYAAALGPLVVGLVPAVLALVGLLLLLGTTAILLGEPAQRDWPGVRGLLRPGLAALALSIVGLAPPLGLLALSAMQSVDSGALEGGAGVLTLVSTTLLLFALLACAYAYPAAVAASVSHGRLRAAADTDIVVPVLTDATYLLRWIVGFSLVLLGTWCALMTLQRGDAAGILAAAAAAYFLVAGARAVGVGYADASGTSVADSR is encoded by the coding sequence ATGATTAGCGACGCGCTTCGGTATCCCGTCGCCGACGAGGTCGGGCGAGGGGCGTTGCTCAGGTGTCTGCTCGCCGTCGTCCTGCTCGTCGTCGGCCTGCGGTACGCGGCGGCGCTCGGTCCGCTAGTGGTTGGGCTCGTTCCGGCGGTCCTCGCGCTCGTCGGACTTCTCCTCCTCCTCGGGACGACCGCGATCCTCCTCGGGGAGCCCGCTCAGCGGGACTGGCCCGGCGTTCGAGGACTGCTTCGGCCCGGACTCGCAGCGCTCGCGTTGTCGATCGTGGGACTCGCCCCGCCGCTCGGCCTGCTGGCGCTGTCGGCGATGCAGTCGGTCGACAGCGGGGCACTCGAGGGCGGTGCGGGAGTGCTTACGCTCGTCTCGACGACGCTGCTGCTCTTTGCGCTGCTGGCGTGTGCGTACGCGTATCCGGCCGCGGTCGCCGCGAGCGTCTCGCACGGGCGGTTGCGCGCCGCCGCCGATACCGACATCGTCGTGCCGGTGCTCACCGACGCGACGTATCTCCTCCGCTGGATCGTCGGCTTTTCGCTCGTTCTGCTCGGCACGTGGTGCGCCCTCATGACCCTCCAGCGGGGCGACGCAGCGGGGATCCTCGCTGCGGCTGCCGCCGCGTACTTCCTCGTGGCTGGCGCTCGAGCGGTCGGCGTCGGCTACGCTGACGCGTCGGGGACCTCGGTCGCGGATTCGCGGTAA
- a CDS encoding ABC transporter substrate-binding protein, producing the protein MDFNSDRSRRTVLKGAGLAGTGALTALAGCTGGGNGDGNGNGDGNGNGNGGDGQWSNTLEVLHGWTGGDGAEAADALFSALREEYPDMDVDDQPIGGGGNQNLDQTVANRLQGGNPPSSFAGWPGANLEQYEGVLGDIESEVWDEGGLKEAHAQEAVELCETDDGFSAVPIGSHRLNDLFYNVEVLEEAGVDPSSLSSVDDLIDALDAVESETDATPFAFSLATWCILQTWGTVMLSEHGYDAYMNFIEGEGDRDLVLQTFEKLEELLGYINNDAASVDFTEVNQDIMSGDAAFIHQGNWVAGAYITEGLEYGTDWDAVRFPGTEDYYTLHIDSFIYPGDNPSPEESAAFLRFAGSEDAQVAYNQYKGSIPTRTGVATDEFNDYLTDTIENFDEVSEKPPTLAHGLAVDPSTQSELEGVLNNNFADPYDPEAATDGFMDVV; encoded by the coding sequence ATGGATTTCAATAGTGATCGTTCGCGGAGAACGGTTCTGAAGGGTGCAGGCCTGGCGGGAACCGGAGCGCTTACCGCGCTTGCGGGTTGTACTGGCGGCGGAAATGGCGACGGCAACGGTAACGGCGACGGTAACGGCAACGGTAACGGTGGCGACGGCCAGTGGAGCAACACGCTCGAGGTCCTCCACGGCTGGACCGGCGGCGACGGCGCGGAAGCCGCCGACGCCCTCTTCTCGGCGCTCCGGGAGGAGTACCCCGACATGGACGTCGACGACCAGCCGATCGGCGGCGGTGGCAACCAGAACCTCGACCAGACGGTCGCCAACCGCCTGCAGGGTGGCAACCCGCCGAGTTCGTTCGCCGGCTGGCCCGGCGCGAACCTCGAGCAGTACGAGGGCGTCCTCGGCGACATCGAGAGCGAGGTCTGGGACGAAGGCGGCCTGAAAGAAGCCCACGCACAGGAAGCGGTCGAACTGTGCGAAACCGACGACGGCTTCTCCGCGGTCCCCATCGGCTCCCACCGCCTGAACGACCTCTTCTACAACGTCGAGGTCCTCGAGGAAGCGGGCGTCGATCCGTCCTCGCTCAGTAGCGTCGACGACCTTATCGACGCGCTGGACGCCGTCGAGTCCGAGACCGACGCGACCCCGTTCGCGTTCTCGCTCGCCACGTGGTGTATCCTCCAGACGTGGGGCACCGTGATGCTCAGCGAGCACGGCTACGACGCCTACATGAACTTCATCGAAGGGGAAGGCGACCGCGACCTCGTCCTCCAGACCTTCGAGAAGCTCGAGGAGCTGCTGGGCTACATCAACAACGACGCGGCCTCGGTCGACTTCACCGAAGTCAACCAGGACATCATGAGCGGCGACGCCGCCTTCATCCACCAGGGTAACTGGGTCGCCGGCGCGTACATCACGGAAGGGCTGGAGTACGGTACCGACTGGGACGCAGTCCGCTTCCCCGGCACCGAGGACTACTACACCCTGCACATCGACTCGTTCATCTACCCCGGCGACAACCCGAGCCCCGAGGAGTCCGCCGCGTTCCTCCGATTCGCCGGCTCCGAGGACGCGCAGGTTGCGTACAACCAGTACAAGGGATCGATCCCGACCCGGACGGGCGTGGCGACCGACGAGTTCAACGACTACCTCACCGACACGATCGAGAACTTCGACGAAGTGTCGGAGAAGCCCCCGACGCTTGCCCACGGGCTGGCAGTTGACCCGAGCACCCAATCCGAACTCGAAGGCGTGCTCAACAACAACTTCGCCGACCCCTACGACCCCGAGGCAGCGACGGACGGCTTCATGGACGTCGTCTAA
- a CDS encoding carbohydrate ABC transporter permease: MSEESVSVTTEAAEQSWADAIDFQRVVLYVTLVGLIGFYLIPIESGLVTSIKTSEALRTTYPFIPPGLEGFTFEKWQFAFNALSRGLVNSLLFTIPATILCAIFGSMAAYGLTLVDWRGQIAVFTLFIAGIFVPYQAVIVPLFEFWTQYVQFDQRLSFLWALPLLEQHHATILELIITHTAYGIPICTLLFRSQYKTMSWEMIEAARLDGASVWRIYRRIVLPLSIPMFAVVFIFQFTQIWNEFLFSLTIIGSVNDPAASATLILSGLGEALEGVDYPLRMAGAFITALPTLIVYVLFADQFAEGVRV; encoded by the coding sequence ATGAGCGAGGAATCAGTATCAGTTACGACCGAAGCGGCGGAGCAAAGCTGGGCCGACGCCATCGACTTCCAGCGAGTGGTGCTGTATGTGACCCTCGTCGGTCTCATCGGCTTTTACCTGATTCCGATCGAATCGGGCCTGGTAACGTCGATCAAAACGTCGGAAGCGCTGCGAACGACGTACCCGTTCATCCCGCCGGGGCTCGAGGGGTTCACGTTCGAGAAATGGCAGTTCGCGTTTAACGCGCTCAGCCGCGGGCTCGTCAACAGCCTGCTGTTTACCATCCCCGCAACGATCCTCTGTGCGATCTTCGGGAGTATGGCGGCGTACGGACTGACCCTGGTCGACTGGCGTGGACAAATCGCCGTCTTCACGCTGTTCATCGCGGGGATCTTCGTCCCGTACCAGGCCGTGATCGTGCCCCTGTTCGAGTTCTGGACCCAGTACGTCCAGTTCGACCAGCGGCTCTCGTTCCTCTGGGCGCTGCCGCTCCTCGAGCAACATCACGCGACGATCCTCGAGTTGATCATCACGCACACGGCGTACGGGATTCCGATCTGTACGCTGCTGTTCCGCTCGCAGTACAAGACGATGTCCTGGGAGATGATCGAGGCGGCCCGACTCGACGGCGCGTCGGTCTGGCGGATCTACCGCCGGATCGTGCTGCCGCTGTCGATTCCGATGTTCGCCGTCGTGTTCATCTTCCAGTTCACCCAGATCTGGAACGAGTTCCTGTTCTCGCTGACCATCATCGGCAGCGTGAACGATCCCGCCGCGTCCGCCACACTAATCTTGTCCGGGCTCGGCGAGGCACTCGAGGGCGTCGACTACCCGCTGCGAATGGCAGGGGCGTTCATTACGGCGTTGCCGACACTGATCGTCTACGTGCTGTTCGCCGACCAGTTCGCAGAGGGTGTCCGAGTATGA
- a CDS encoding tyrosine-type recombinase/integrase: protein MSEGQQPQQQANTVEYFLQDIEHHGRNERTAAAYQRVLTDYESFLADRFEKEPPEASYRDCMAWIHELRSTHSESTVATYASYLNRFYSYLERVGHTDENPMTVVLEEMSESIESNPTRRDITLPEMRSFVADVRHPLHRAIIVTLLKTGMRAGELCNLDLIDCHLEHEAQTWQPRAHIAGRPDSLFVSTEHTYGEESGGERRSASNKRKRETVIPIDEELKDVLVRWLAVRPDVPSDSRTPSATATEPLFVGTADCWGQRLTPNVVHHVVEQYARERGWYRTGGGASENVTPHYFRHFFTTHLRDRTGDRGIVQYLRGDVASDVIDTYTHNWGDRVRETYLEHIYSVTA from the coding sequence ATGAGTGAAGGTCAGCAGCCCCAACAGCAGGCCAATACGGTCGAATACTTCCTGCAGGACATCGAGCACCACGGCCGCAACGAACGGACCGCAGCGGCCTATCAGCGCGTGCTGACGGACTACGAGTCCTTCCTCGCCGACCGCTTCGAGAAGGAGCCGCCGGAGGCGAGCTACCGGGATTGCATGGCCTGGATCCACGAACTGCGGTCCACGCACTCCGAGAGCACCGTCGCGACGTACGCCTCCTATCTCAATCGCTTCTACAGCTACCTCGAGCGGGTCGGCCACACCGACGAGAACCCGATGACGGTCGTCTTGGAGGAAATGAGCGAGTCGATCGAGTCGAACCCGACTCGCCGCGATATCACGCTGCCCGAGATGCGGTCGTTCGTCGCGGACGTCCGCCATCCGCTGCACCGAGCGATTATCGTCACGCTACTGAAAACCGGCATGCGGGCGGGCGAGTTGTGCAATCTGGATCTCATCGACTGCCACCTCGAACACGAAGCCCAGACCTGGCAGCCACGCGCTCACATTGCCGGTCGTCCGGACTCGCTGTTCGTCTCGACGGAGCACACCTACGGCGAGGAATCCGGAGGCGAACGGCGCTCAGCGTCGAACAAGCGCAAGCGCGAGACCGTGATTCCGATCGACGAGGAGCTGAAGGACGTGCTGGTTCGGTGGCTCGCCGTCCGGCCAGATGTGCCGTCGGACTCGAGAACGCCGTCTGCGACGGCGACGGAGCCGCTGTTCGTCGGCACGGCCGACTGCTGGGGCCAGCGGCTGACGCCGAACGTCGTCCACCACGTCGTCGAACAGTACGCCAGAGAGCGCGGCTGGTACCGGACCGGTGGCGGGGCTTCGGAGAACGTCACACCCCACTACTTCCGGCACTTCTTCACCACGCACCTCCGGGATCGAACCGGTGATCGCGGGATCGTCCAGTATCTGCGAGGTGACGTCGCCAGCGACGTGATCGACACCTACACCCACAACTGGGGTGACCGCGTTCGGGAGACGTACCTCGAGCACATCTATTCAGTGACGGCGTAG
- a CDS encoding class II fumarate hydratase produces MGDDDYRIEEDSLGEMQVPTDAYWGAQTQRAIQNFPISGITFSRRFVRALGVVKKAAAQANRDLELIEDDVAEAIIEAADEVIEGQHDDQFPVDVFQTGSGTSSNMNANEVIANRAAELMGAEIGDRVVHPNDHVNYGQSSNDVIPTAMHVASLEAVEKDVIPALDTLREALEAKEEEFDDVVKTGRTHLQDATPVTLGQEFSGYRTQVEKGLARVDKVREHLAELALGGTATGTGLNTHPEFPSRAAEYITKETGVQFREADNHFEAQAAHDAMSEAHGALRTVAGSLNKIANDLRLLASGPRNGLGEIEQPENQPGSSIMPGKINPVVAEAVNQVHKQVVGNDAAVSAGAAEGQIDLNLYKPVLAHNFLESAELISNASQVFAERFVSELEANEEYCRDRVEQSMAMATSLNVHIGYDKASEVAKTALKEGKTVREVVLEKGYLDEEEADEVLDPAKMTERGILGQDD; encoded by the coding sequence ATGGGAGACGACGACTACCGAATCGAGGAGGACAGCCTCGGCGAGATGCAGGTGCCCACGGACGCCTACTGGGGCGCCCAGACACAGCGCGCGATCCAGAACTTCCCCATCTCGGGGATCACCTTCAGCCGTCGATTCGTCCGCGCGCTCGGCGTCGTCAAGAAGGCCGCCGCACAGGCCAACCGCGACCTCGAGTTGATCGAGGACGACGTCGCCGAGGCGATCATCGAGGCCGCCGACGAGGTCATCGAGGGCCAACACGACGACCAGTTCCCGGTCGACGTCTTCCAGACCGGCTCCGGGACGTCCTCGAACATGAACGCCAACGAGGTCATCGCCAACCGCGCCGCCGAGCTCATGGGCGCCGAGATCGGCGACCGCGTCGTCCACCCGAATGACCACGTCAACTACGGCCAATCGAGCAACGACGTCATCCCGACCGCGATGCACGTTGCCTCGCTCGAGGCCGTCGAGAAGGACGTCATCCCTGCCCTCGATACGCTCCGCGAGGCGCTCGAGGCGAAGGAGGAGGAGTTCGACGACGTCGTCAAGACCGGCCGCACGCACCTCCAGGACGCGACGCCCGTAACCCTGGGCCAGGAGTTCTCCGGCTACCGCACGCAGGTCGAGAAGGGGCTGGCCCGCGTCGATAAGGTCCGCGAACACCTCGCGGAACTCGCGCTGGGCGGCACCGCGACCGGGACCGGACTGAACACTCATCCCGAGTTCCCCTCGCGCGCGGCAGAATATATTACGAAGGAGACCGGCGTTCAGTTCCGCGAGGCCGACAACCACTTCGAGGCTCAGGCCGCCCACGATGCCATGTCTGAGGCCCACGGTGCCCTCCGAACCGTTGCCGGCTCACTGAACAAGATCGCCAACGACCTGCGGCTGCTCGCTTCCGGGCCGCGCAACGGTCTCGGCGAGATCGAACAGCCCGAGAACCAGCCCGGCTCCTCGATCATGCCCGGGAAAATCAACCCGGTCGTCGCCGAGGCCGTCAATCAGGTCCACAAACAGGTCGTCGGCAACGACGCCGCGGTCTCCGCCGGCGCCGCGGAGGGCCAGATCGATCTGAACCTCTACAAGCCCGTGCTGGCGCACAACTTCCTCGAGTCGGCCGAACTCATCTCGAACGCCAGCCAGGTCTTCGCCGAGCGGTTCGTCTCGGAACTCGAGGCCAACGAGGAGTACTGCCGGGACCGCGTCGAGCAGTCCATGGCGATGGCCACCTCGCTCAACGTCCACATCGGCTACGACAAGGCCAGCGAGGTCGCCAAGACCGCGCTCAAGGAGGGGAAGACCGTCCGCGAGGTCGTCCTCGAGAAGGGCTACCTCGACGAGGAGGAAGCCGACGAGGTCCTCGACCCCGCGAAGATGACCGAACGTGGGATCCTCGGCCAGGACGACTGA
- a CDS encoding PH domain-containing protein: protein MNRLHPFSAVTYSLRYAFLGLWLPLFLVGALAGVFEPIQGSWTAVAAPLGFLLGLSYGVAYYYRFGYQITEDTVDVASGVFARRSREIPYGRIQNVDIRQGVVQRLLGVAVVSIETAGGGETEATLSVVGEDEADRLQAEIRRRTASVKDRRQERDQDRDLAPESDADVDPGSQPDAESGRPPAAEPDGPAGADAESDAVAPDSSPDTGQSPTESTARPSPQQRRQRLFELADSELLLYAFTTFRPAAGAAGLFLFFFATDAVLEAFLAAAAPFGGPQDLASGDAGSYGILTIVSGLISVGVTYLLSVAYTFAMYYGFELGRIGDDFVYDRGLLQRYSGSIPAEKVQSVTVTDNPLQRLLGYAGLWVETAGYGPDSDAGSQSAVPLAARDRIYTFTENLTGVETPSFESPSPIARRRYLVRYSLIAAVIVAVAFGVSYATPLERWYLAAVVFVAVPPAAHLRYKHLGYFVGDDHLVIRSGFWRRRTTVIPYYRIQTVSTRRSIFQRRLGLASLVVDTASSRSFVWSSSTIYDVALEDARDVHGTSRDHLQTALRERKAADDLGVSVDFT, encoded by the coding sequence ATGAACCGCTTGCACCCGTTCAGTGCGGTCACGTACTCGCTCCGGTACGCATTCCTCGGACTCTGGCTCCCACTCTTCTTGGTGGGCGCGCTGGCCGGCGTCTTCGAGCCGATACAGGGAAGCTGGACGGCCGTCGCCGCGCCGCTCGGCTTCCTGCTCGGGCTCAGCTACGGCGTCGCGTACTACTACCGGTTCGGTTACCAGATAACCGAGGATACCGTCGACGTCGCCTCCGGCGTGTTCGCCCGCCGCTCTCGAGAGATTCCCTACGGCCGGATCCAGAACGTCGATATCCGCCAGGGCGTCGTCCAGCGCCTGCTCGGCGTCGCCGTCGTTTCGATCGAAACCGCCGGCGGGGGCGAGACCGAAGCGACGTTGTCCGTCGTCGGCGAGGACGAAGCGGATCGGCTGCAGGCGGAGATCCGCCGGCGTACTGCAAGCGTCAAGGATCGGCGGCAGGAGCGGGACCAGGATCGAGATCTCGCACCCGAGTCGGACGCGGACGTCGATCCCGGCTCCCAGCCCGACGCCGAATCCGGTCGTCCTCCCGCCGCCGAACCGGACGGTCCAGCCGGAGCCGACGCCGAATCGGACGCGGTCGCGCCGGACTCGAGTCCGGACACTGGCCAATCGCCCACCGAGTCGACGGCCCGGCCGAGCCCCCAACAGCGCCGCCAACGGCTGTTCGAACTCGCGGATTCGGAACTGCTGCTGTACGCCTTCACGACGTTCCGACCAGCCGCCGGCGCCGCCGGACTCTTCCTGTTTTTCTTCGCGACCGACGCGGTGCTCGAGGCCTTCCTCGCCGCCGCGGCACCGTTCGGCGGTCCGCAGGACCTCGCGTCCGGCGATGCGGGGAGCTACGGCATCCTGACGATCGTCTCGGGACTGATCAGTGTCGGCGTCACGTACCTCCTCAGCGTCGCGTACACGTTCGCGATGTACTACGGCTTCGAGCTCGGCCGCATCGGCGACGACTTCGTCTACGACCGCGGCCTGTTACAACGGTACAGCGGCTCGATCCCCGCGGAGAAGGTCCAGTCGGTCACGGTCACCGACAACCCGCTCCAGCGGCTGCTCGGCTACGCCGGGCTGTGGGTCGAGACCGCCGGCTACGGCCCCGACAGCGACGCCGGCAGCCAGTCGGCCGTCCCGCTGGCGGCCCGCGATCGGATCTATACGTTCACCGAGAACCTCACCGGCGTCGAGACGCCGTCGTTCGAGAGTCCGTCCCCGATCGCCCGCCGGCGCTATCTGGTGCGGTACTCGCTGATCGCCGCCGTGATCGTCGCCGTCGCCTTCGGCGTGTCGTACGCGACGCCGCTCGAGCGGTGGTACCTCGCCGCGGTGGTCTTCGTCGCGGTGCCGCCGGCGGCACACCTCCGGTACAAACATTTGGGCTACTTCGTCGGCGACGACCACCTCGTGATCCGCAGCGGGTTCTGGCGCCGGCGGACGACCGTGATCCCCTACTACCGGATTCAGACGGTCTCGACGCGACGCTCGATCTTCCAGCGCCGGCTCGGCCTCGCCTCGCTGGTCGTCGATACGGCCAGTTCCCGCTCGTTCGTCTGGTCGTCCTCGACGATTTACGACGTCGCGCTCGAGGACGCCCGCGACGTCCACGGGACAAGTCGCGACCACCTCCAGACGGCCCTGCGCGAGCGCAAGGCGGCCGACGACCTGGGCGTCTCCGTCGACTTTACGTGA
- a CDS encoding carbohydrate ABC transporter permease, whose protein sequence is MKGVLALLRSVRDSRRVETDGGTVEERSTVRRWLDSDIVQSAPFWFPPFLLMGFFVYAAIGWNFFLSLTSYSGFGDPDYSDLGLENYTTLLSDPQFWEATRNTVVLLVVFTVACLAIGLVLALLLDRKIRFERSFRTIYLLPFALSFIVTAQFWRWMYNVNNGIINQVIGVFGLGPYNWLGDPRLVLGAVIFALVWQFSGYTMVIYLAALRSIPTDQYEAARVDGASTIRMYWRVIIPQLRAAMVSASVTLVLFALKAFDFLYATFDGYRPRKGADILATFMVRESFGKSEWAYGSAIALVLFAVSLAVIAPYLYNQYKQGNL, encoded by the coding sequence ATGAAAGGTGTGTTAGCGTTACTGCGTAGCGTCCGTGACAGCCGACGCGTCGAGACCGACGGCGGGACGGTCGAGGAGCGATCGACGGTGCGTCGCTGGCTCGATAGCGACATCGTTCAGTCGGCGCCGTTCTGGTTCCCCCCGTTCTTGCTGATGGGCTTTTTCGTCTACGCAGCGATCGGGTGGAACTTCTTCCTGTCGCTGACGAGTTACTCGGGGTTCGGTGACCCGGACTACAGCGATCTGGGACTGGAGAACTATACGACGCTGTTGAGCGATCCGCAGTTCTGGGAGGCGACGCGGAACACCGTCGTGTTGCTCGTCGTCTTTACCGTGGCGTGTCTGGCGATCGGACTCGTCCTCGCGCTGCTGCTCGATCGCAAGATCCGCTTCGAGCGGTCGTTCCGGACGATCTACCTGCTCCCGTTCGCGCTGTCGTTCATCGTCACGGCACAGTTCTGGCGGTGGATGTACAACGTCAACAACGGCATCATCAATCAGGTCATCGGCGTGTTCGGGCTCGGACCGTACAACTGGCTCGGCGACCCGCGCCTCGTCCTCGGGGCCGTGATCTTCGCGCTCGTCTGGCAGTTCAGCGGCTACACGATGGTCATCTATCTCGCCGCGCTCCGGTCGATTCCGACCGACCAGTACGAGGCCGCTCGCGTCGACGGTGCGAGCACGATCCGGATGTACTGGCGCGTCATCATCCCGCAGCTGCGGGCTGCGATGGTCAGCGCCTCCGTCACCCTCGTGCTGTTCGCGCTGAAGGCCTTCGACTTCCTGTACGCAACCTTCGACGGCTACCGGCCCCGCAAGGGGGCGGACATCCTCGCGACCTTCATGGTCCGCGAGTCGTTCGGCAAGTCCGAGTGGGCGTACGGCTCCGCGATCGCACTCGTGCTGTTCGCGGTGTCGCTGGCCGTCATCGCGCCGTACCTGTACAACCAGTACAAACAAGGTAACCTATGA